TGCAATTGTTTTGCATCTACAAATTCCAAATTAATCCTGTTACGTTTATAAGACTTTTACGTTGTGTATGCAAGTAAAACCACCACTTTCACATGGACTCATGCTCATGtaaacaagcaaacacacctCTTGGGATAGATGAAAACCGGTCCCACGGTTTGATCTCATCACCATATAGCAGCCAAATTGTCTGAAACTCTCTCTTGGTGCTCTGCCTGGTGATTTTTGTAGaatcccctgacacacacagatagatgcTGATGTGAGTCTTCATCATTCACAAAACAGCAGTTAGGATCCTTCTCATTAGCTTTGTAAGTACCTTAAAGGTTAAACCTGAAGAGACCTTATAGTATTATGGttttgagagagaaacagaccgGGAGATATCTGAGCCAGCTACATTCACAGCACCAGTCTTGATAAACAGATGAACAGCGATAATATAGGACATACTAATGGAACATGGAGCATGGATTGAAAAAGAGGTGGACAGGGGAGTATTAACCCAACACAGCCATCCAGTTCACTGAATGAGCGGGtatgaaaagagagacagagggaaatggAGGAGGAACAAGAAAAATAGCCTCTCGTCTGTGCTCTGTCAAGGGAGAAATTACACATTTATGGAGGTTTTTTTTCTACCGACGACGGGTTCCATAGATCAAACCAGTGGATTTACGAGCCAATTTTGAACATGAAATATAGACACCAGGAATCCATTTTACTCATGTTTACTCagcttctctcactccctcccttacACACATGCATCTCTTCCCAAAAGTGAGGGTGCATGAGTTTGCATGGTAACATAGGCAATGCCTAAAAAAGCTTGCAATGAAGTTGGTAGAACTGGGACAAGCGGCTCTGTCCAAGTGTCTGATCTTAGGGAATGCTGTCCTTTAGCTTGTATAGGACTTCAGACTAGATTTAGTATGGGACCAAACTACTGCAGAGACAACTGAGATTGGGCATCTTAACGCTGTTTGTCAGAATAAGCACACACTTGCACTTACGTACAAAAGATTATACAGGATAAGACAGCCTGGGTTAGAATATGATTCACTCATaattaacaataataatacacgAAATTCACATAGTTTGTACACAAATTCATATTTAACTGGACTGACAGATAATTGACATGCAATTAGCACAATTCTAAATAAAAACACATGTCTGACTTCATGACCAATGCAAACTAGAAATTACCATAtaattagggctgcaactaacaattattttaataatcgattaatctgtcgattcttttttcgattaatcggatacaaaactaaataaagcattaatttccaaacttttattcaaaaacagaactgacagtgcaaattcacagtgcaaaaaatattcagaatgtgcacaaacaggcacacaattttgaaaattaGCTAAttttaatattagcgtggatttaatgctattttccaagatgagcaatttattttagttttgtttaaaatgttactgaaattgaaaggttgtggaagtaggccagactttattacaataatctggtgtatatttaagattttttgacatCATTTTGAAAAGAAATCAAGATTTGCGAAGAAGCTTTTTTCAAAGAtttgtgattttctatcattttatttgaaacttcatgAAAAACTTAAGGCtttggaagtataccagacattgttaagatactctggtgtctgtttgaggttttatattaatacaaatattataaaagtcaatttttcaaaatggtatcggtagttttcacccggtcccctAACACAACGCTGCAAAGTAGaatcttccgaatgtgagacgtgtgtcgaatatgaaactaacttctcctcggtcaattaacacacatGTATTTAGTATGAAATGCTCCCACCccttggatgacttaggtcgtactgatttctctgcctccgccatgtgtttcagaaaatagcattaaatccatgcTAATATTaacaactttttcaaaattgtgtgcctgtttgtgcacattctgaagataattttcactgtgaatttgcactgtcagttctgtttttgaatgaaAGTTCAGAAATTAATGCTTAGTTTagttttttatccgattcatctTATCAAAATCTAAAAAGTCATTTTAAACAACTAAATTCAGAACAATATCTTCCATCTTAATTCTATATCAACCCTAAATTAAATGTTAATCTTGAACGTTAAGACTTAAGCCAACAGGAACAAGAACCCAATATACGCAAGACTcaaaaaacaatattttttttattgaaaaaaaaataaaaaaaaaatgagaaAGGTATCTCCAAATATCTCACAATGAGCCACTGTGACCAATTTAGTGCACAATATCTCCACTCAGCCTGACATTCTATGAGCAGTAGGCAGAGGCACTAAGGCAAAGCCATCCCATCTATTCACCCATCTCCCACAAAGAGGGATAAGAGATTTTTTGTGAATGAGGGGAAAGCCATACTACAGTGGACAAATGTATAATTTACATAAACGCACAATGATGGAACAAACCATCACAATTACACAAAACTATAACAATGCCAGCATATTAACTGGGTGCCTAAATGCACTCCGTATAGGGAGGGGAAATGAGCAATGAAAAGGAATAGTCAGCCAGTCACTGCAGTGTAGGAGAAAACTTGGGGTGGATGGGTGTAGGAGCAGGCTAAAGGGGACAGGGCTTGCCCTGGGTTCTGAGAGGGAGGCCTTTCTGGCCCTGAGGGCACCAGTCAGTTTGTGTGCACAAGGTGACAGTCTGAGCAGGTGCCTCCCACTCCACCTGTCCCTATTTTCAGACTTCTGCTCAGTGGGCTACTCCATCAAAAGTGACTTCCTTAGTTCTCGGCAGTATGTCCATTCCATGTACAGTTAATGCCACCCACTTCGCCTCCTCACTAAGGCTTCTTCACCTTCTTAATGGAAGAGGAGCTAGAGGCAGATTCCCTGCGTTTGCGCTGAAAAGACAAGATGTACAGAGTGAGGTAAATCAAAAGAGTTATACCATAAGCATGCTCTTCTACAGGCACAGGGATATAAATGACCAACAATCACTCATTATTCCAATTTCTCACATGGACATCAATAAGGCCGCCAAGACTATCAAGAGCAGAGAACTAGAATACATGCTGACTTAGGAGTAGAGTTGCACATTTCGTGTATTTTCCTTAACTGATAGATGAACACGTTAACAATCAATAATCAATTCATCATTAGGACTAAAATTCAAATGGCATGCAGTTTAAGTCTTGAAACATTAATAGGGGCACATTAATTACAAGAAACATTGATTCACAAAGCACAATCAATTTAAAAGAGCAGCCAGAGTTCGCTAGCTACTAGTAGTAGTGCTACTGTATTAAGTTAGATACTATACTATCCACTACCCTGTTTGTCACTACCTGACTGAGCCGGACCGAAAGTGCTTTGCTGTACTCGCGATGTTGATTATTTGGTTGGCAAGACTAAGTGGGTAATTGGTGTCCTTTCACGGTTCCAGTTTGTCATCCTCTCAAGTGGACAGAGACCGGAAGTTCGTTTGAGTTCCAGAGAGCGGATAGCTCCGCAGTCGTAAAGTCGCAACGTCATAAAATTCTTAAATTCTCATTCGTTAAATTCTTAATGGTCTTAATGATTAATCATGCACATCCCTACTTTGGAGATTTGATAGTGACTTACAGAGTTGGGGGTGAGTGGAGCCCCCACCACGTCTATGATCTGTTCCTTGGCCTCGGTTTTGATGTGGTCCGGGCCGGGCCAGGCCTGAGTCTCTGGTCCgggggtgctgctgctgctggtggtggtggtctccCCCAGGGGCCCAGAGGGGCCTCCGGCCTTCAGGAGGGCCTGGTAGCGGTGCCGCAGCATCTGCTGCTCGTACTCGCAGTTGCTGTGGGCCTGCTTGAGCTCGTACACCAGCACAAGGTCACTGCGCAGCTCGTTGAACATCTGGACAATTTCCTCCGTGGGCATGGGGTTCAGGTCTGTAACAGCACCCACACATGAACACAGGGGCATGGCGAGAGAATGATGATACCCATGTTTCAGTTATTTATAAGGTTACAAAGGAGTGGGCGATtcagagtaaaaaaaatatatatagctaAAGGTTGCTGAAAGCAGTTTTGTAAAAAACATATCGCCAAAGTTACGTAACAGAAGTGTAAtacaattattataattatttaatgtCTTTAATTAGATAACAGGCTGAATATTGGTTTTACTaataattagtgctgtcagtttaacgcgttattaacggcgttaacgcaaacccaaattaacggcgtcaatttttttatcgcgcgattaacactctttttgacctagcaaactttgtacgtttttttcacattctgttgcaacaaccactgacgttagaaaacctacaataccacaccggatctagctagaccggaaacaaaacaggcacgccacacccacttgtttgggcttgctagccggctaaacagtcgtagcagagcccgtttacggatattagacattctctggtagtaggtagggatgggcataattaatcgacgatcgattatcgatcattaagaatttagtcgatgacattatttgttcatcgataaaactaatgcgtgttctgttgcgtagtgtgagtcttgaaggaatgcaatggatttcgctatgtggcagcaagtaaacattttaccaaaacgccacatgcctactcagttaccggcgagtttccatgtatttcaaaagtaaacatgaagaggtcacggcgaagtgtagcgtgagaccatattgactaaaaaattactttgttcactgccaacactgcaaagctgagtataaatacaactcctccacgactcaaatgatgtaccacttgaagaacgtaaatccgaccctggttagtgggggtgcatcctgctctcagtgctagcacggaggagctgcgatgcacaaggagcagagaaaattacccaacggatctgcaagtccatcgagatggatatgctacccttaagtaggCTATTGTTGACGGCGatggtttttatgaagctttgttagcCTTAAAAAAGCCTtaaattagccggaaaaaaacgagggtcagttgtttGAGCGCAGGCTTCTAGcggcttctaggagttacagaaatagttgtttttcttaatagctacagatctaaatgcggaaacacgctgttttctattttcactgcattttaatatagcctataaatagtgaattttaatatacattttttaatgaataatcgaaaatcgatcgttaattctcccgacgatcgattaagacaatttagtcgaatgcccatccctagtagtaggctaacgttatgttttgagttgattgccagcaccagacgccgaaatggatgccaataagattctgaatggaaagtttacttttaaaaggttgccaaatggttccattgacaagaccaaagtgatcagtgtgttctgtcgttgtgaactgagccggagggaatgagctatcatcgcagcacgtcgtggagtcgaaaatataattttgattatatttcagccaagcacacagctgatgcgaattctccgcctgctcgtcaaagccaggcgattgcaatgttgttttcaataaaaaaaaaaaaacatttgaaggaagcaatccgaaccacttttccatgtcgataagagcattacaatttgaaaaaagaatggatataaaagaaatcaagggacatttaaaatagatacaaatgtgcgattaattgagattaatcgcgagttaactatgacataaatgcgattaatcgcaactaaatattttaatcgtttgacagctctactaATAATACATTTCCATACATTAAAAATGCCTGTTCAACCAAACTATCAATACGCGCATGTCTGTATGTCATGATAAATACAGTTTGTGCATAAGCCCACATTGTAAATTCCAATGAATTCCCCAAAATACCAGTTTCCACCTTTGGCTACCAGATTAATGGTCTTAAAGTATATTGTATCACTTCATGCTGTCAATTCAAGTAAGATTGCATGTCTTTAAACTTTCAAGCTCATTATTGAAACACACCAAAGTACTCAGGTCGGCAGCGCAAAGGCAAACATGtgcaaaatgacaatcacaacTGAACAATTATTGAGCCTATATACTGGACATGAATATGAGAGCTATGAAATGTATCTGCCTGACTATAAAGAACTGAAAACTATATACCATATCTGTAATTTTTTATGTACAGTCTTGATTGTGTGATCGTATTGTATACTTACCGACGCCTTGCTCTGTAAGGATTTGCTCAATGGCCTTGATCTTCTTCTGGCCTACTGAGCTGGGCAACttcatctgaacacacacacgaacaccacAAGTTAGGTGTCAGGGATATTGCTATGAATGTTCTCACCTCTGCCAGTTAATTCGTATGAAATGCACTTCAGCAAGGcagatcaaaatgtatttattcacTGGAGTCTATCTGACAAATTATTTAGGATTCTCTGCTCCTTTAGTGCTAATGCTTATTCCATGGAGAGCAACAGCTCGTCATCAGTCTTAGAGATAAATCTGCTTCCTCTCATATCGTCTTATAGACATTAGCTGACTCCTAACAGCATAAATCATGATGCCCATAATGAGTGCTAAGGCAAACATGCTCCAGCCACTTTCTGCATACATCAAAAGATATGATGGCAAGTAAATAGATTTCTGGAACCTTgcagaaaacacattttaggCAAGGGTTTAAATTCCTAGTATCAATTGGGGTGCTTTATATTGGTCTTAGAGAGGGAAATAGTGCTTCTGGGATAGCGTGGCAAGCAAACTTTTGAGCAACCCACACTAAGGTTCTTTTGAACAGAAGTTCCTTTAGCGAAAAAGGATGTGATGAAGGGATTTATGTGACAGTTCGATACATAGTTTgatggattgataaacagacGGCCGATGTGTGAATTCATCTTCCCACGGCCAGCGCTTACCCTCTGGCTGCGCAGTGTGACTCCTGCTGATTTGAAGTCTGGGAATTTGATGCCTGCCGTTTCAGGGACAGCCtgtgaagagacagggagagttgAGAGAGGATGGCTGACGAACTTAACAGTGCACCAGTCTCATGAAGACAGGCTGGCACAATGGCAAAGCTTGTTTCAGAAGCTTGAGAAATCCTGAACACAAGGACCAGACATACATGCTGACATGATGTGATACTGGTGCCCTAAGGAGCTATAAAACTAAAAGGATATGTCAATGATATAACACactgacagatgtgtgtgtagcAAGTGTGTCATACCGGTTTCTCAGTCTCTCGTTTCTGTGGGAGCTTCTTCTTGGTGGCCTTGCGCTCGGCACGTCTCATCTCTGTGGTGGTGTCTGCTGCCGTGATGAGCTTCTGGAGGTCCTGCGCCTTCTTCTCCCGTTCCTTCTTCCTTGTCTCAATCTTCCGCAACTCCTGGATCAAGTACTCCTCTTCTGCCACCTGCAGAGCAAACAGGGGAAGTACATGTTAGTTAAATATGAGGCTAAAGCAAAACCTTGTTCAATTTCATTTCAATTGCTTTCACGGACATTCATTTGTAGCATTTTTGCTACAGAAGTATAGTTTGTTGTCTTTTTCCCATAGTGAAATACCTTCTATATACACTATATGCCCAAAAGTATGTGCATACCTGACCCTATATCAGTTTGTTGCACAATCGCTGTTCCAATACATCCCAAATGTGTAGCCTTATGAGTACCCTTCAATGGAACTAAAGGTCCGGGCACAGATCCTGAGAAACAGCCCCAGACCACTGTCCCTCTTTGACCAAACTTCACAGTAGTCCCAGTTTCATCCATCAGACTGCCAGATAATGAAATGGGATTAATCATTGCAAACAACACATTTACACCACTCCAGACAACATTTGGCATAGCCCATGTTGATGAAGCTTGCGTACTGCTCGACCATGGAAACATATTTATAAAGTTCTAGATGTGCAGTTTTGCGCTAATTACGGATGCAGTTTGGAACTCTGTGGTGATTGATGCAACAGATGACAGGCAGGGTTAATCTGCTTCAGCACTCAAAGACCGTGCTCTGTGAGTTAGCACAGTCCAACACTTCATGGCTGGGATATTCTTAGTACTCAACGCTTCAACTTCACTATTATAGCACTTATAGTTGCCCAGGGCAGTAGTTCACTAAACCTAACCGACTTGTGGCAGTGCCATGTTTAAATTCACAAGTTTTTCAGTATGACCCACTGTACTTCCAATGTTCATCTACATATTTTCAATAGCTATGTGCTGGATTTTATGCACCTATGAGCAATAAGTGTGGCTGAAACACCTGACCTCAATAATTTGTAGTGTCCACATACTCTTGGCAatagtgtatgtatatatatttattaattGTATACACACTTACAAAAGTATGCTTCTATTTCTATGACGGTCACAAAATGGCACCTTTCCTGCTCAGATGTTAAATTAATATGAATGAAACCAATGCatgtttaaaaaatataataaaaaagtGTGCTTCTTGAAATTATACATAATCCAGTACTTTTTGAAGGGGTCATCTTTCAGCCACAAATCTCTAAATCTGCATTTATATGACCCTGGGCTAAATGTAATATATTGTGTTGATAGATGTGGTGACGGACAACATCAAGTCTCATATTTGAGTTGACTGACCTGTTCAGGGGTACGGTTGAACAGTTTCTCCAGCTGTTCTTTCCTGCGCCTCTCGTGGCCGGCATCGAATATGTAGATCTTAGGCTCCGTGCCTGTGGCCGCGCGGACCTTGGTCAGCTTGCCGCATATGTTATAATATCGTTCTTTCAGATCCTCAACGGAACGTTTCTAAAAGCAAAAGTACAGTAAGACAATCAAACTATGGGCTGTACAGCAGGCACACCAACACGTCCAGTGACACTCGATCCATCTGATTTCACCACGAACACGAGGTGCGTTTGTGTCATTGTCACAAGGAGCCACATTACTCTGTACTGCTGGTGGTCATAGCGGTCGTGAACCACAGTGAAGCGCAGGTCAAAACGCTTGCACAGGTCAAACAGGTGGTCCGTCTCTGCTTTGGTCCAGCCGTCGTCATGGAGGTACATTTGATATTCCTGCTCTGAGTACACTGGAACCTGCACTGCCTATCAACagagatgggagagaaagatggagggtgTGTAAAAGATGATAGCGCCCCTATCACCCACCTACAAGACAagtgagagcaagagaaaaaacacaacaacaaaaaaaagagaggaaaagaatgGAGAAACCCTTACCTTGTTGAAACGGGCAAAAGGGTAGTCCTTGCCCTCTTCTGTCAAGCGTCTCCAGTGGTGAAATATGGCTCCATCTTTGCGGGCAGGATTGGTGAAGGGCATCCATTTCCAGGGCCGAACCCTTTTACAGCCAAGCTTAGCCTTGACTGTCCTGTAGCCTTGGGTAGTGTCACTGGGAAGTAAAGGGGGAGCATCTCTACGAAGAGATGACCTGGCATCAGTATGTATACTGCCTGTAGGCTCTGATGTGGTCATTAACGTGAAACAGAGCTCAAGCACACTTTACACCTACTTATAAATGCAAGATCATATTCCATTCATCCTAATCGGTATACATTCCAAATCCACATTggtctatttttttttatgacataGGATGCTAGACAGAAGTCAGTTCAGCTAACAGTCATACTTCTTatcagagtagagcagagcatagACTTCTCTGTGCATCCCCTCTGGTCTCTTGAAGGTCAACGTTTCTGTTGTCTTCTTGGCCTTTTTCTGTGATGGAATTAAAAGGATAAATCAATAAAATAGATTAAACTTAGCTGTCCATGTATAACATAGTAGATATTACTTGCTTTTTTCAAACAAAGACACTGAATGGAATAAATCAATGAGCTTGtcgaaaaactgtaaaaaaatatatggtCTACTACAATGTAGACCGTAGACTCTACAGTATAATTCACATTAGCTTGTAAAGAAGACAACCTGACAGAATACGTAGGAATAAAGCCCATTACCTTATCAGAATTGATGAAATCCTTCTTACTGATGGGACCAGCATCATTGTCTCCACCGGCCAACTCCAAAATATCTCTTACATCGGCACCAGTGGCCATATTGATGCACTGTAAGGTAAACACAAACCTTTACAAGGCAACCGTGTAATTGACTTGATTGGTAAAAGGACAGTCGTatagaaaaaaaagtttgccTCATATAGATGTTAACCTCTGCTAACTTAAGCTCTCTAGACTTACACCCAAAATCTCGCGAGCTACAAACTAGTACACTTGTGCTCCTTAACTAATGGCACCACTGATCGAGCAGGACTAGCTTTGCAATTTGCTATCCAGGTATAAAGACTATGCCCATCTATATTATGATGTCTGGACTGGATTTTTTAAAAACTAAATGTACTAACCTAACACCCAGTTAccgtttagctagctagcatgcaTATCAAGTAGTGATTATGCATTTGAGATTTGTAGTAAACTATTACTAGATCTGATGACTGTACTACTAACTAGCTAACACTAGCTAGCTTACTAACCTGACATTCATAGTCGTTGCTTATGTAGCTTGCTAGGAGCTCTTAGCAGCTATGTTGGTAGAGCTATGCTTAGGATTTGTCTTGCAAGCTAATCCTAGCAACTATTTTAAAGTAACATCGATTCTAAACTTACATTGGTGGGGCTCTCCGGTTTACGTTCGTTGATTGAATAACTTGTCTGGCTAGCTAGTTAATGCTACCAGACAATGTCTAATGCTACTTCCTGTGTGGAACATATTCTTCTTCTATGATTTCTTTGAGTTTGATTCATACTGGTTTGATTGCGGATCGCAACCAACTGAAAGGTGCGTGCACCGCCACCTACTGTGCAGGAGTGTTTGACAAGTCATGGCATGCCCCAGTCACGGCATGCCCCAGGCCCCAGTCAGGACATCTTGGGGATGCATTGGACGGATGACAATGTAGCCTAATCTTGATCTTAATTTTAAAGGTacctggaagaaaaaaaagagtgttCTTTAATACCTTTTATGTCATTAATAATTTACTCCATTGGTAAAAAGGATAACTGTGCTTCTACTGTATGAAAAAGCTTTGAGCTTGGTAAGGCATCTTTAAAAGAAGGTGACATGAGGGTGGCAGTTGGAAGTGACTTCTAAAATAAGGTTCTGTGAGACATTTAAGATGGAGGCCTCACAAAGAGGATCAACCTGTGAACATAAATAATCTTCTTTGTGTTGTTATCCACACAAATAATAATGTCAAAGTCACATTTCTTTCTGCTGTCAAACAGCACCACCAAGTGTTCAGAGAGGCTGCCATTGTAgttcagttcaagttcaagtcttttatttgtcaggtgcacagaacaacacaaggttagactgggcactgaaattcttaagacaagacaacgcaagcacctggcataacataacatataagtacacggaacaaatttacatctatgctgagcttagataagtgaacttcctaaatatacagatagcaataaataaacgactatactaaacctaacactaaaacttcccaaattacagataacaataaataatacgctatactaaccctaatgcacaaaaaacctgttttaaccctataacctattctaacctaagtggagtacagtgcaatagtgcaaatttgcaaatcagtgactatgtcaatgaccaaacaggagcctggtggcgaggtacagtgaggtacagtagtgcaatgttactgaaagagcaaccagtagctgaaagtgacagtgtataagtgactggtGTGCAgtgaaaatgtccatatcagtgtccattgagaagcctgatgacccttgggtagaaactgttgtccagtctgcgtgtgcgcgactggatgctgcggtaacgcctgccagaaggcaacggggtaaagagactgaaggatgggtgggaacagtctcttagaatcctgctggctttccttaggcaacgtgtgtggtaggtgtcctgtagggctgggagcttcctgccgatgatgaactcagcagaacggaccacacttcgtagggccttgcggtcccggtctgtgcagctcccataccacactgtgatacaaccagtcagaatgctctctatagtgcatctgtaaaagttagtgaggatgactgagtccataccaaacttcttcagtctcctcaggaagaagaggcgcttacgggccgctttgaccaccttgtccgtgtgaacagaccaggtgaggtcattgctgatgttcaacccgaggaacttgaagcagctgaccttctccacttccgatccattgatgaataggggtgcatgctc
The sequence above is a segment of the Hypomesus transpacificus isolate Combined female chromosome 26, fHypTra1, whole genome shotgun sequence genome. Coding sequences within it:
- the dmap1 gene encoding DNA methyltransferase 1-associated protein 1 — translated: MATGADVRDILELAGGDNDAGPISKKDFINSDKKKAKKTTETLTFKRPEGMHREVYALLYSDKKDAPPLLPSDTTQGYRTVKAKLGCKRVRPWKWMPFTNPARKDGAIFHHWRRLTEEGKDYPFARFNKAVQVPVYSEQEYQMYLHDDGWTKAETDHLFDLCKRFDLRFTVVHDRYDHQQYRKRSVEDLKERYYNICGKLTKVRAATGTEPKIYIFDAGHERRRKEQLEKLFNRTPEQVAEEEYLIQELRKIETRKKEREKKAQDLQKLITAADTTTEMRRAERKATKKKLPQKRETEKPAVPETAGIKFPDFKSAGVTLRSQRMKLPSSVGQKKIKAIEQILTEQGVDLNPMPTEEIVQMFNELRSDLVLVYELKQAHSNCEYEQQMLRHRYQALLKAGGPSGPLGETTTTSSSSTPGPETQAWPGPDHIKTEAKEQIIDVVGAPLTPNSRKRRESASSSSSIKKVKKP